In Lycium barbarum isolate Lr01 chromosome 9, ASM1917538v2, whole genome shotgun sequence, the DNA window aatggaaatacatgtatgtaaaactgcttgtaacgtagGGAATGCTACAGTacaaccgacaacatgatatggtacttgcgtcctaccaggagaacactcacaccttgctagggatatgagatttaagtaataataagcatgtaaggatccaaactgcatagtGAAAGTGTttcctccttgctgacaacccttatcttacggtggcaacgtagtttcaggctatctgagtctTCTTGgctaactaagcaattcccaaaaacatgaacatgatatagttggctaagaagcccatgattttcgtgaaataacttgtaaataacttgtaatcatgatttcacgaaataacttgtaacatagtttcatgaaatatcttgtaatatggtttcttgaataagttgtcaaagtcttgcaaacatgttcttgattcatgagtaataacaatagttcataattatgtatataattgacttgaaaacatgtttgtaacttgctagataaaatcataaagtttcatataaacataacgagaacacatgaggaagaattcatgattcatggattaagctagggttcctaataatcgtaatggaagattaggaatacaataacgaatatagatacaaaattcatgtacataaatacataaatacgggcaactaatatgttgggtttaatgccctaggatttgaacttcatgaatatcaagaaaacggagcatggggaagaacgtagagattcccacatgtggatggaagttctacataccttaattgctccaaaacttgaattaaagacataagttttggagaagatttcctaaatcttgattcttgaaccttgagatgggtttcttgaaaaccctagattaggaacaatagtTTCTTGCTTAGAATATATgctagaattgagttggaagggtttggattgacttaccttgatgttttgggattgttgctagggcttggaattgtgaataatgaaataaaagaactcaaggcttgaatttatacaaaagtggggcggaagttatatggacgtattatacggtccgtataaagttatacggtccgtataatatgaccatatttcatCATGGCTTAACAGAACGTCAATTTGGAGTGTCATGAAGTACggacgacttatacggtccgtataaaattatatgggccgtataagtagttcgtataacatgaccagtgaacggactgctctgtactccttcagtaaaatggccataacattttgtacagatgtccccttgacccccataatataccgttggaaaggtatttcaaagggctacaactttcattcaggaagttttcccaaattacaaatTAATAAAGTGGTTATGGTCgtaggaagtaagaccttctacaaactcacttgcaaacatgtcccgtagagtggcttccaactttgcttttcccaaagacatttcttatgacttgattagttttcaaaacacttcctataaccctcatattggtttcattatattaactgaagtgatcctactgcgcaggtgtatgctcctcaaaatcggtatctgcaccgtgaagtgcaggccccaggaaaaagggacgttagtacatagtaaatagtactagtatgtaaaacctactgaaatgaagaacatggcacaacataggtataggacatgaactgaaactgaacgtAACTTGAACacgagcatgaaacgtgagtaaagtctgaaagcAGGAAAtcaatgaaaataaatgtatgtaaaactgcttgtaacgtagGGAATGCTATAGTACAACCGACAatatgatctggtacttgcgtcctaccaggagaacactcacaccttgccagtgatatgagatttaagtaataataagcatgtaaggatccaaactgcataatgaaggtgttgcctccttgctgacaacccttatcctacggtggcaacgtagtttcaggctatctgagccttctcggttaactaagcaattcccaaaaacatgaacatgatatagttggctaagaagcccatgattgtcgtgaaataacttgtaatcatgatttcacgaaataatttgtaacatggtttcatgaaatatcttgtaatatggtttcttgaataagttgtcaaagtcttgcaaacatgttcttgattcatgagtaataacaatagttcataattatgtatataattgacttgaaaacattcttgtaacttgctagataaaatcataaagtttcatataaacataatgagaacacatgaggaagaattcatgattcatgaattaagctagggttcctaataaccgtaatggaagattaggaatacaataacgaatatagatacaaaattcatgtacataaatacgggcaaccaatatgttgggtttaatgccctaggatttgaacttcatgaatatcaagaaaacggagcatggggaagaacgtagagattcccacatgtggatgaaagttctacataccttaatttctccaaaacttgaattaaagacttgagttttggagaagatttcctaaatcttgattcttgaaccttgagatgggttttcttgaaaaccctagattaggaacaatagtttcttgcttagattattagaatatatgctagaattgagttggaagggtttggattgacttaccttgatgttttgggattgttgctagggcttggaattgtgaataatgaaataagaaaactcaaggcttgaatttatacaaaagtgggGCGAAAGTTATATGGACgtactatacggtccgtataatatgaccatatttcatCATGGTTGAACAAAACGTCAATTTGGAGCGTTATGAAGTACggacgacttatacggtccgtataaaattatatgggccgtataagtagttcgtataacatgaccagtgaacggactgctctgtactccttcagtaaaatggccacaactttttgtacagatgtccccttgacccccataatataccgttggaaaggtatttcaaagagctacaactttcattcaggaagttttcccaaattccaaattaataaaggggttatggtcgtaggaagtaagaccttctacaaactcacttgcaaacatgccccgtagagtggcttccaactttgctttgcccaaagacatttcttatgacttgattagttttcaaaacattTCCTATAACCTTCATATTGgtttcattatattatcatcttatgagtcaaaccttcgcccgaagctacgaggtgttacatcatgtttcggtttgggtcggttattgattaaaaccataaccaaaccaatttaatcggtttttaaatgtctaaaaccataaccaaaccaaataaaataataaccaccggtttggttattgtcggtttggttcgatttttcggtttatgactagcagccatgagacttatcagtaaaacattaaaaagttgaaaaagatatgtctttttttttgttcaaatgataacttttatttaaagtttaagatggaacatacatcatagaaacattttcactattagtgatagtgtagtacttaagttacccaaagttgctaaactattacatatagagctaaaaactaacttagtagtggttgcaccatttttgtcatcttaatacacatacctgaaaataaagtagagcataggagcttttagttgttgttacaaacatacagattaattaaacataaagactacctaaaattaaaatgaaaatatatgaaataaaatactttgtgtaatgatcccaaactttggggcagtacttgcattttgccctcaattctcccattttattaaaaaaactttgtgtaatgatcccaaacttcagatgtttttctatcattatccccaaggctagggtctcgactacaaggagttgttctttttgttttttaggaggattacccacggaagaagtattaagGCATTACCATGTatttgagttgcagcaaatgctgatgttactgaaatatcttctataggaacctccaaatctacaacctctgtccttttcatatgaaaaatattagaagtttaggatccattcagacaagaaaaaagaaaggtataaattcggaaATAAAAAACAACCTaaaaaatcaaatggctgacaaagaaaggctaaaaatttaagttaaagacactagactctaacgtgagcttctattagtaggtttacacttaacacttaaagagttaaaagacttaaaggcatgggcttggacatattcttaaaaacatgaatcttaaacaatcatgtgaaataaatagaccaaaaatcaaattaatgattaaaaagtataaaatatttataattatttatgaaaaactaatattatacatataaataattataaaatttatgtatataatttatcgatttggttcggttatttattcagttattatataaataattataaaatttatgtatataatttatcgatTTGGTtcagttattttttaatagaaccataaccaaaccaaatattatcagttcttaaaatttaaaaccaaaccaaatgtcaatttttttattcggtttggttaaattttcagtttgattttagttttaaccaaaaccgtgaacaacccTAGTGATAGGAAGCCCACATATTTTAGGCGTGTAATTGACAATTTCACCAGTGAGAACCTTGAGTTTGCTCTTGCAACTAGCACAACACAATCCAAAAGAAGAGTTGCTACTTTGGATCGAAATGACCGTTACAAATTAAGAAGACTATCCTTATATTTCAAAGCAGTTCTCTTAAGCTTGATTAGTTAATGAATTTTGAAATACTTGTAGTAGAACAATATGGAAAAGGTAACAATTCCTTTTTGATGCGACAGAGCAAGATGCTGATACAAGGACATTTACTGATCACAGCAAAATTGAGACTGCTTTCTTATTTAACTCTGTTTATCTGCCAAAGATCACCAAGATTGCAATTTTGTCTACTTGTTCAGAAGGATACGGAAGGGCGAGATTTTATAACCTTAGAATTGACAACTCGCATCCTGGTAAAAAGTACACCACAAACCTTTTGATGTCACATGGTACTATGATCAAGTAGAAAATAAAGGggagggggagagagagagagagagaggtgatgAGCTAAATCCTAAATTGAtactagaaaaaagaaaaaaaaaaaaaaaaggaacagagGTACATAAGGTGTTGGCTATGTCACCTTACAAGTTAAAAATACAGTCAAAGCCTAATTGACAATTTATGCCTGTTCTACTACTTCCAAATTGTTAGTCATGTGTAATTCTGCCATCTGACAGACAACTAAAACTACACCAATCTCTCTTTATACAATAATAGTTTAGTTGGGGCCTGGGGGAGAACATAAAATATCCAGTAACTTCCTTCAAGCCCCCATTCCAAATTTAGATGTTTTAGGGAAAAGTAATCAGCCCCAGCTCAGTGATTCACCCTAATCCACTCGTACCGGCCTGAAAGCGGTAAGTCATTTGCCACATCAAAGTTGTACCTGGTAAGAAGAACAAATTTTCACATTAATGTGTTTAAATATGACAATGTCCAAGAGAAAATGAACTTAATGCTTTAGTTCTGCCATAAAAAACACTATGTTACATACTTCTCCATAAAAAGGCGCTGCTGTTGCTGCTCGGCAAAGGTGAAGAATTCCTCGATTTCATGAGCTGAAGGGATATTTCTAAGGATAGAGTTCCTTGTTCTTTGAGCTGTTGTGTTTAACTCTGTTCGCCTTGTCGCAGAACCAGGGTTGACCATAACATCCACCTCCCTCGCCACGCTGCAAGGTGTGCTTTCTCTAGTGCTCCTTTTaaacaagaagaagaaagaacaaaTTCACAACTATCAGTTACAAGAAATGAAATTTTGCTGGAACTACAATAGAGAAATCACTGCCAATTTGTTTATTTCCATCTGCTAAAGATCTGCATTATCTATATTTTGGGTATCAACTATCTAATTGAAATAGTTATCCACACCCCCCACAGGACACCTGATCTTCCACATCCTAAAAAGGGACAATAAAGTACTGAAATTAGATAACTGAATACAAAAAATTACTAGTACTAGTTTTCATGCAATGTAAGACAGCAAATAATACACACATGGGTGAAAAGGATATCCCATTTTTACCCTTAGAATATTGCTGAAGACTTTGCCTTGGCTACTCAGTTATGTGGCCCCACTACTAGGACAAGTCATGAGAAAAGCACATAGTGCAAAAAATAGTAATCAATGGCTTAATaacattatatattttgctatattTACAAATACATCCATGACCACCAAACcctaattctttttctttccacATATTACTGACCACCAATGCATTAGTGCATAAAAATAAACAGATAGCTTTGTTATGATCAGTCTAAGGTGCTTAAGAAAAATGAAACTAGACAAAAAAGAACCGAATATCCAACTTTTTATCAGAACAACATTAGATCCAATTAAATAAGCAAATCTGCAAAAATCTAGTACAAACCTCATTTTTTAATTGTAGTATTAGTTTACTGTAGGGAAAACAAACCTCGGAAAGCAAAAGAAGAAAGAGGTCCAACAATATAAAAGTAAGGGgctaaatgaaaaaaataaagaaagaaagaggACATTTTGCTGCATTTGAAGAAATTTCTCTGCAACAAAATATTAAACTATTTTTGCAATGTTTTGCTCTTTTCTAACACTAAATGATAGTAAGTCCCTTTTTATACGCAGTGGAATATGGTATTCCAAAGGTTGTCTATCATAGGATACAAGAAATGTCTATTAGttacaattctttttttttttgtacaagtAACTATTAGTTACAATTCTTTTCATGTAGATCCAACTGCTCAAATACAATATATAACAAAAATTGCTTATTCAGGAGCTCTAAAAGATGAGCAAAGTCTTACTTATCAAAGAATAATACTACTAatttatgttgctcggactcttcaaaaatgtcgacGGGTGCGTGTCAGATCCTTCAGAAGTAGTGCAttttttggaggatctgacacaGGTGTGGCAACATTTCTGGAGAGTGCAAGCAACTTAGCTACTAATAGATTACGAAAATCTTGAGGCACTTGAATGGCAAGTACAAAAAATGGTTATAGCTTCATAAGTAAAACAAAATCAGTATAGACCTCAAATATGACCTATACACAACTCTAAAAGAAAGTGGAAACAGGCAGAAGGGCCAAGAACAATATGAAGAGGAAGTGGAAATGGCAAATGAATTAAGGAAACAAAACCAAAAAAGTCATCTTTTACTTGACCAAAAGAGCTTCAACTTACAAAGCAaacatttttttaataaatttataACTTTAATAAATGAAGAGAAAAAACTTTAAACATGAAAAATGCAACGAAATATTAAAAGCATGATGATCTTCAAACTTTAACGAGATATCTTTGCATAGAAACTGAAAAAGCACAAGTAAAAAAAGTGGTACCCAGGAATGCAACACCAAAAAAGGAAACTAAAGGAGACTCTTTTTTCCTTGAATGTGAATGTAAAAGCCCCTCAAAGGGCCCTTTCAAACAAAAGCGTCAAATTCGTTTACACCTTCAAACCAGCAACACGGGGCAAGCAAACGCACAGTGGAAAGAAAAAACCATAGTATCCACATaagttcagaaaaaaaaaatcatcttttcttcttctttcccgCCTTAAACCCATCTAAACCCCTAAAGCATACTAAGGGctcgtttggccatagattttggaaACAACATTGTTTGTCCATGGAatttgatcaatttttcaagAAAATTTTCAAGCTAGTTTTTTGGTGAAAATTTTTCTTCTACGCATAAACTTCAATTTTTTTCCAAGTAAAATGCATGTACAGACACAACTTGAAGTTCCAAAAACTATTTTTTCAACACAACttcaaaaagtcttttttttttcttctcaaatTTCACAAAATCTATGGCGAAACGCTAGCTTAGACTAGTTTTTGAAGTTGTCtgctcacaaaacttcaacttctttTCAAATAAAATATCCAAACACAATTCAACTTCCATAAACCATTTTCATCTCACAttcaaaaactcttttttttcaATGTTAAACCAAATCTATATCCAAAACCCGAGCTAagtgaaccaaaaaaaaaaatggaacagcACGCAATACATAACAAAACTAGTAAGCATacaaacaaaaaaggaaaaaataattaattaatacctATCATCTCTGGGTTGTTCAAAATCAAGACTATTTTCCCCAAACGAGCCAAAATCCAAGAACCCATCTTTGTCACTAACAGAACCCGACCCAAACCTGGAATGGGCCTCTGTTTGGGTATTATTGGGCTTTTCCGGGTCGGGTAGGTGGGTATGTGGTGGTTTCTCAAGACGACGAGAACGAAGTTGAAGGTAACACGTGTCAGGCGGTGGAGTAGTTGAAGATTGAAGACGTTGAAGGGCTAAGGTTCTTGCTCTAGTACGAACACCAAGAGTAGTGGACTCTGATACTTCCATTACTGCCACGTCACCTGTTATTTTAGCTTTTCTTAAGTATTTTCCCATTGAGAAGAAGAGGGGGAGGGAAAAAGGGGTTTTGATTTTGTAATGAGGAGAAAGAGAGGGAAGGAAAAGAGGGGAAagggttttgttttgttttgttttgattttagGTGAAGTTAGGGTTGAAACGGGATACTTATGAGTTGTGATGACTCAACAGTAACGTtaacattattattttttttcctttctttttttcattttttcccaaTCAAAACAAAAGAATCTTTGGGAGTGTTTGGCACGAAGAAAAATGATtggaaaatacattaaaaaaaaaaaaaaaacaacgtatactcggattaattatggcGCACCCAACCTTTACGGGCGacctattttaaaattttatttatattttatcctctcaCCCACCTCCACTCTCCctttcttccacatttcaattgttaaatgtaatttatttttctctttcttcttctttctcctcaaccgcCACCGCCACACCACTGCTGTTGCGGTGTTGCTGTTGCTGCTGCGGTGTGGCTGCGGCGGTGGCGTCGGCGGTTGTTGCTGCTGCGGTGTGGCGGCAGCGgtggttgctgctgctgctgctgcggtGGCGGCGGTGTGGCGGCGGCAGCGGCGGTGATTGCTGCTGCTGTGGTGTGGCGGCGGCGGTGGTTGCTGCTGCTGCTACTGCGGTGGCGGCGGTGTGGCGGCGGCGACAACGGTGGTTgaggagaaaaaagaagaaagagaaaaaggagaaagaaaaaaaaagagaaaaataagaaagagagggagggtgggggtgggtgagaggataaaatataaataaatttttaaaaaataatttttattaaaatatctcGTTTGGACCATTTTCACtcgccatattttttttttgccacatcagtcgaaaatggtactaaaatactgaaaaattaagactgaggggggtaataggtcgcccgcaaaggttgggtgcgtcataattaatctggctatatgTTGGGGgtttttaatgtattttcccatGATTGAAAGAAAATTATATCTCACGGTTGCAAGTTATTTCAAAATACACGCTAGATATAAATTTGGGTTAAAATTGTCTCTTATCTATAGGAGTAGGTTCATTTTAGTCCCTCAAATATTACCGTGAGCATATTtgatcccttatctatgggagtaggttcattttggtcccttAAATATAACACTAAGCATATTTAATCCCTtaactattgtcacgacccagccccgttggccgcgactggtgcccttccgggacaccccaaacgaactcacacccaaatcatcgtaatcagactcgaccaaactcaacgtacgttattcgaactcaacatcgcaatcaaacaactaccgaacacttatcctaagcagtcgcccgtacagatcaaacaaatcacaaatcagaaaggaggcggaatatacatcgccaaatttcacacacacacatcagaagggtggcggaatgcacatcgcccccaaatgcatacacatacatacaaactcagaggccgacttggccatagtagcgtacgggccacttaagatcgtaaaacagactcacatgcaaacacaccggacccacgacccacaaatctgactacaggcctatagacaaaacagaacataagaacataggacgggacagggccccgccgtacccactcatccaaatatacagaatacagacacaaacaaagatatgtaccaaagtaggctccggatcaaaggggagctctccaacacagcagaatgagtagcctaaactggaggaccacccaaacgagcttctgtacctgcgggcatgaaacacagcccccgaagaaacgggggtcagtacgggagaagtactgagtatgtaaagcagaaggtacagaaatcacaaacacagctggagtcagaaagaaccaacacaccaacatcgcaaccaaagcaaacctgtgcgggaggcgaacgtacaaatgcaaatcaaatcatgtatagggtttaggaacgtggtcaccccccgacgctggtgccacaacacatcataactccagaaggtttcaaatctccgtacaatctccagacacatcatatcacacacacatcatatcatcagaacgtatcaaatgccatatcacatcataactccataaacggtaaccggccctatggcgaggcctcggaaaccgtaacacatcataactcccgaatatattatagtgcgcacgatcacaaagtcggcccgggtaccgacgaacgaaatcatagcagacagcacgaacagagtagtgcagaaatcatatgcatatcaaaaataatttgtcggacttaacatatagtttacgtagaggtatatactgacgcccgaaggatcggagtaggaatcagactgatcaaagtatgcgtataaaagttacgaagttccaaactgccaaattcgcaagaaaactgttcataagtcattttccgaaaatctcacgtTATTCAAAGTATAGAAcatacattaatggcataggaagtttcaaacacatccttgggtcctaaacagacggttgcggatcataacggacacaaacgaatcaaacaaaccgaataaggggagcctcggggctcgcgggcccacctcgagtcaaattgaggtggcggacacaaatcacagactttcggctccatagagccatctacaaaagtttcgaagagtttcggacacaacagcacaagttatggaggtacgaacattcgtttaaccaaatgtgacaaagagggttcaatcgcgctgagtgaatagtgctcgaacttgaacctcgatttccaagagtaggattattcccgaggggccgatcttaacctagtatgtctaggacatgccaaaagaatgataggtaggctttacatacctggttggcgccttacgctcctcaaatcgcaattcccgtttcgtccagaaactgcaaatggtcacttttaccagttactattcatgggagtgagcattttcatctttggggctatccttggctaccgaaatttcggcagcatttcccctataaatctaacatccccgagacttggctcggctcaaaatacaacaacaacaacaacccaaacatcattacacaatacaaaccacaatcaaaccacactagcttcaaaatttcaccttaatacataagttggtaatcctatattcaaacttcacaattctaactcatgtccacattattgtattcattcattcaagattattccaccacataacatacaagttccaaaccatatacaaagtttctcaaaatccattactttccctatttcatttcaaacaccaaaagttacgacgaatattctaacttgcgtcgtttcattccaaattcatcaacatcaactataaatcatatttaaagtccttagtatcataaatatactatgatatatacaaatataccaaaggtatacactttccgataacgtccgaaattattttctagcaccaactcaattctttaatcgatcctttacgacataaagatcacaacaacacattattcaaactaaacaagataaaattcttatgccttgcactacatgggactcacggccaaacacacccttttatatacacacacaccatgcacaaacacaacctcatcccacaatcttc includes these proteins:
- the LOC132610871 gene encoding cyclin-dependent kinase inhibitor 3-like — protein: MGKYLRKAKITGDVAVMEVSESTTLGVRTRARTLALQRLQSSTTPPPDTCYLQLRSRRLEKPPHTHLPDPEKPNNTQTEAHSRFGSGSVSDKDGFLDFGSFGENSLDFEQPRDDRSTRESTPCSVAREVDVMVNPGSATRRTELNTTAQRTRNSILRNIPSAHEIEEFFTFAEQQQQRLFMEKYNFDVANDLPLSGRYEWIRVNH